Within Anopheles ziemanni chromosome 2, idAnoZiCoDA_A2_x.2, whole genome shotgun sequence, the genomic segment GTTGTCTCGATAGGATAAGTCAGTGCTATAATTGCTCTGGGCTATTTGTCAGTTGCCGATGCCCGAGGTTTAACATCCAATATTAACCTACGAGGAATGGACATCGTTTTCCATGACGTTCCATTCTCTCTCCCATCACGGCGCACGACTTTGCTCCGCTCAGGTGTAAGCACGGATGGTTTCGCTTACAGCTGTTCGACGTTAATGATATGaatggtgtatgtgttcgatgcatgcatggggtattgttttgattgcggaatGAAATGGCGTGAAgctaatggaatgaaattgcatACATGAAACTAAGTTATTTCTTATGTTGTCGTTTAACTTCCTCTTCTACTTTGTTTTCCGTACTTTTCATTATAgaattgaataaatgaaagaacaacattaaaacaacaattaaaaataatgaattgctGTGGGCTGAAATACGGTAGTAATGCGTCTTCACATTAACGCAACCACCGCAACAATGTCGTTAATCGCTCAATGCACGTGTTAGCATGAGTAAAGGTCCATTGGATTTCGGTTCATGGAAATGAGCCAGAGCCTTTGCGTTAATTTTCGCCATTcacattattgaaacaaacagaaccgtACAGCGATTGCTACTAATTTCAAACTTGATATttgaaatcgaatttaaatcTGGAGACCTCTACATAGCTCAGCAATCAGCTGTGCCAATAACATAGAAAACTCAGAGCACATGACAAACAAACATAGGTCCAATAAGAATGAAGGAGATAGCACATTTGAGGCATGCTCTTTTTGCACACAGCAGAAAGCATTGAAAGAGAATCCTAAACACGCATACAATGCATATGCCTTCCGCTTCACGCACACCATCAAACCGGTTTTTATTCCGCGTTAACCACAAATGCATGACCcaatgaggaagaaagagtCAGGGCATAGCATCAATAGCAGCTATCTTGTTCTTGTCCACACTAGAGGGTCGCGGAGGTGATattctccctacccctcgcctgtaaaattaactgattcgagcaaaaccgttcgcaGGGGATGCATCGATCTCCGTTATTCATGAGTTTGTTCGAATCGCAACGCTACGCAAAAGTTCTTGGCCATAGGCCATAGAGGTTTTTCAGTAGCAACTTACAATgcttactttgatttattcttaccaactatcattgaaactacatcaaagattcgttacgtgtgaacgctaaaaggttcggcgaaccttttttttgcattcgtttgtaatagtgtgcgaaaggttcgTCTCGTGAAAAAATACGAAACCTTACGAGCTATACACACTTTGGGCGTAATCCAACCAAGCTGCATACAGAATATGCGGCATATCGACAACAACAGAGTCAATATAAACATTGTAGAATCGTAGAATCCACTTTTGAATGCaatataaaaacaatgaaGTGCCGATTGTGTTTCTGTCTCGTAGACAAACAAATTGGCTACGCATCCCTGGTTGACCCGGCTTTCAACGACATGGTTGAATATGTGTTCAACTTTAAGGTTCGTAATTATGTGCAGTTTTCACAACTTTTCTTACTAGAGTTGTGGATtaagttttgaatttttttcagaTACTGAGAGAAAAATGCATCGACGGCAAGCCATATAGTTTACCCGTTTTAATCTGCCTCCAGTGTTCCAGAAGAGTACGAGAGTTTTATAATTTCGGTAAAATGGTAGAAACCAATCAGAAAAATCTCAGTTCTGAAAGGGCGAATCGAAACGATACTTCTTCGGTCGACGGACTTCTGCCATACATCACGCCGAATCATGGCCCGGAAGCTGACACAGCTAATGATAAGGTCGAAGAAACCCTTTTGATGTTCGCAGAAGTGGTAGATCGGGAATTTGAAATGTTCTCTGCATTGGAAGAGAAGGGCGTGTCGAAGAAAATCCCATCCATTTGCAACGATAAACAAGAAGTCTTGGTAGGCATgagcaaaatggaaaaatgcatAGGTGTTATTACGACTAAGCTTATATCGGCTTTGGATAAGTTCCctaaacaacacaacacgcgGGCTAGGCGCACATCTTTCGAATTCAGCCAAATCACTGAAGAGGCACAACTTATCGTGTTAGATGAGCagttgaaagaaaaagaatactTTGAAACCTTTCTGGATTGGATTAATAGCCATATCTCTTTGGAGGAAACTGGATTTCAACGTATGCATGAAGCAATAGATCTTATTTTTAGCAGACCGTTTTTTGCCGCATGTAATTGGACCGGTGTTTCTAAAACTAACAAGGTGGCGTTGGGTGGACATAAACAGGTGGTATTTCTATTCAGGACTATTGGTTCAACAAAAGATAACAAAATAAGTGATTTCGCACTTGCAAAGTTTTTTCAAACCAGATTTAAATACGCAGCTAATAGGGTTAACATTCAGGGTATTCGAAGAAGGGTGTGCCATCGATCCCGATTAAAACCATACTAAAAGATTATATTGGAGTTACAATACATGCTGTTCGACAACCATCAATATTACCCCGATACTTTCTGTAACTTTCATtacgtctgtttttttttcacaaaaaatacaactaaaataaaaacgatcaTACGTTTCGTTCTATTTGAGTAGTTTtgggtttgaaaatatccatGTTTTTGTTACTGCCTCTTGTTGAAAGGTTAACTGAATTGTCACGGTTTTCGGTAAAGAATGTATTTTTAGTAGGCAGTTGCCCAACAATAGAATGGAACAGATTATTCAATGTAACTGGAACGTTCGATGACATGATGTTCGGAGACGCTTCATATGAACCCTATCTTTCGCATGATGAAGCTTTTTAATTAGAAAAACCTGCACGTTATGACGGTTGACACTGACCAAGTTTGTAGTGCCAATGCGCCTGAATACCTCCAGTACGCCGGAGAATTGACTGATTCCTATAACTTTTGCGCCACTTTTATTCCTGCCCGACCAATTAcatttactaaaaaaaacccggtCAAAAATCAAATCTATCGCCTGATGCATGCGATTTAAACTATCAGCTGTGTCAATATTGCAAGCAAGATAGTCTACAACCTTTTCCAtgtattgtttttcctccaactGTTTGTTAAAAGATGTGAGTTCTTCCTCCGAAGTTATGACTGCTAATTCGAACGATGGACGTCGCATCATCATCTTAATTGAGTTATATCGCGAATTTCCTACCGAGTTTAGCAGCCTATCTATTTTATCCCGCATCATGTTCATGCGTCTTTCAACTTTATAAATTTTCCTATCGACTTCTTTTTTGTCAACACAACCAGAGGGTAAATTGTCTCTATTGTCGTCTCGGCAGTTAGAGTTTAGCGAATAGGTGTCGTGTTCTTCATATGTCTCTGCCTCCTTTGACACACTATCACTTTCTGCTTCTATGTATGAAGACATCAGAAGCGCTTCATCATCATGATTTACATCGCTTGTATCGATATCATCATCTGGGCACGCTTTAACGTACTGAAGGAGCTCATCGATAGCTGGAACGTCAGTTCCCTTGGTGTTGTCTTCGTCTGCATTAGCACGGTAGAAAGAAGGATTATGACCAGTACCGCCTGTTGTTCCCCGAATAAAACTGCGTTCATGTGTTTCCATGGTTTCCCCattattttccgtttccatTGAGCCTTCATTGTTTTCTGTTGCATCAGGATCCATGTAGGAGGTGAGAGTTTTCCGTAAACGATGAATATCGCGTGTCACGATGCCAGCGTTTCCAACTGGCAAACTGTTGTTTTTACCCTTACAAACCAGCTGCAGTTTGTTTTGGCTAGCTTCCGTGAGCTTGGTGAAACTATAAAAGTTTCGAACGGTGGTTGAACATTGGAAACATACTAGTACAGGCAAGTTGAAGGTTTTACCGGCGGTAATGTTGACAAAGGGCAAC encodes:
- the LOC131294014 gene encoding uncharacterized protein LOC131294014, encoding MKCRLCFCLVDKQIGYASLVDPAFNDMVEYVFNFKILREKCIDGKPYSLPVLICLQCSRRVREFYNFGKMVETNQKNLSSERANRNDTSSVDGLLPYITPNHGPEADTANDKVEETLLMFAEVVDREFEMFSALEEKGVSKKIPSICNDKQEVLVGMSKMEKCIGVITTKLISALDKFPKQHNTRARRTSFEFSQITEEAQLIVLDEQLKEKEYFETFLDWINSHISLEETGFQRGISIQDYWFNKR
- the LOC131281772 gene encoding uncharacterized protein LOC131281772 translates to MNSKCRLCLCFVGQRPEFSATLKDEFFHEMLKTVFSFPLPFVNITAGKTFNLPVLVCFQCSTTVRNFYSFTKLTEASQNKLQLVCKGKNNSLPVGNAGIVTRDIHRLRKTLTSYMDPDATENNEGSMETENNGETMETHERSFIRGTTGGTGHNPSFYRANADEDNTKGTDVPAIDELLQYVKACPDDDIDTSDVNHDDEALLMSSYIEAESDSVSKEAETYEEHDTYSLNSNCRDDNRDNLPSGCVDKKEVDRKIYKVERRMNMMRDKIDRLLNSVGNSRYNSIKMMMRRPSFELAVITSEEELTSFNKQLEEKQYMEKVVDYLACNIDTADSLNRMHQAIDLIFDRVFFSKCNWSGRNKSGAKVIGISQFSGVLEVFRRIGTTNLVSVNRHNVQVFLIKKLHHAKDRVHMKRLRTSCHRTFQLH